Genomic segment of Microbacterium hydrocarbonoxydans:
TGGGTGAGGTGCTGCCGGCGAAGTATCCCGGGTTGGCGGCAGCGCTCGCCGCGGGGGACATCTCTGTGGCTGCTGCCGCGCTCATCGTCAGCCTGCTCGAGCGTATCCGGCTCAAGGTGGGGTCGGCCCGGGTCGACGAGGCCGAGCGTCTGCTCGTCGAGCGGGCGGCGGGCATGTCCCTCGGCGACGTCGGCAAGCTGGTGTCCCGTGCCGAAGCCTGGCTCGACCCCGACGGCGTCGCACCCAAAGAGCGCGAGGCTCGCGACCGTCGTTCGCTGACGATGTTCGAGCGCGATGGTTCGCTTCATCTCGTCCTGCAGACCGACATCGCATCGGGGGCGCCGATCAAGGCCGCGATCCAGGCATATGTGGCGGCTTCGTTTCAGTCGCGGATCACCGCGACAGACCCCGACGCGCCGGATGCCGATCGCCGTTCGGTCGCGATGATCCAGGCCGACGCGCTGACCGCCATCTGCGAGCACGCGATCGCCTGCGACAACGGCGGTATGCCTGCATCGGGTGCGACCGTGGTGGTGCGCGTGAACCTCGATCAGCTCACCTCAGGCGAGGGCGGCGCGACGATCGACGGCAGCGACCAGCCCGTAAGCGTCAGCACCTGCCGTCGGATGGCCGCTGGTGGCGGCATCATCCCCGTGGTCCTCGGATCAGCGGGGGAGATCCTCGACTGGGGCCGAGAGAAGCGGCTCTTCACTCGCGCACAGCGATTGGCGCTGGTCGAGCGAGACGGAGGATGCGTGATGTGCGGTCTCCCGCCGCAGATGACGAAGGCGCATCACATCAGGTGGTGGCAGCGAGACACCGGACCCACCGACCTGAACAACGGCGTGCTGCTGTGCGAGTCGTGTCACCACCGCATCCACGACAACGGGTGGGATATCCGCATCGACGGGGTCGGTGGCGCCGGGCGAGTGTGGCTCATCCCACCTCGGAGCATCGATCTCGAGAGGACGCCGCGCCTCGGAGGCAGGGCGCGTTATGACATCGCGGCCTGACGTCCGTTCTGCAGCGCCCGTGTCAGACGTGCACGTCGGCGGGCGATTCCTCGCCCTCGTGGAAGTTCGGCTTCTTGCCGATCAGGCGGCCGATGCCGAGGATGATCCCCACGATGAGCAGGCCCGCGATCAGGCCGGCGATGGCCGAGAAGAGTGTGTCGCCGATCCAGACGATCACGCCACCGGCCGGCTCGAGGAAGTGCTCGATGCCGTGCAGGATGTCGGCGCCGAAGTGCACCCCGACCTCGCCGAGGTTCACGAGCAGCAGATGCCCACCGACCCACAGCATGGCCACAGTGCCGAGGATGCTGATGAAGCGGAACACCGCAGGCATCGATCGGACGATGCGAGTACCCGTGTGACGGACGCGCTTCGAGGGGTTCTTCGCCATCTTCAGACCGATGTCATCGATCTTCACGAGCAGCGCCACGGCGCCGTAGACGACACCGGTCATGAGCAGCGCGATCACCGCGAGGATAGCGAGGGTGGTCCAGATGTCGAGACCGGCCTCGAGGTTCGCGAGCGAGATCAGCATGATCTCCGTCGACAGGATGAGGTCGGTGCGCACCGCTCCCCACACGAGCTTGTTCTCGTTGCGGGCGCTCTCGTCGGCGTGACCGTGCTGCACTCCGAACCACTCGAGCACCTTCTCGGCGCCCTCGAAGCACAGGTACGCGCCACCGAGGATGAGCAGGTACGGCAGAACCCACGGCGCGAACGCGGTCAGCAGCAGAGCGATCGGGATGATGATGACGAACTTGTTGGCGAGCGAGCCGAGTGCGATCTTCGCGACGACCGGCAGCTCGCGAGCGGGAGTGATGCCCTGCACATACTGCGGGGTCACGGCGGCATCGTCGATCACGACTCCCGCAGCCTTGGCCGAGGCCTTCATGGCCGCGCTGAGGATGTCATCGACGACGGCGAGCAGTCCAACCGACATGTGCGTCTCCCTGTTGTGTATGGCGGAGCAACTCTATCGACTGCACCGCACGCTCCTGCGTCAAGCCCCGTTCGGCGGACCGATCGTG
This window contains:
- a CDS encoding DUF808 domain-containing protein, which encodes MSVGLLAVVDDILSAAMKASAKAAGVVIDDAAVTPQYVQGITPARELPVVAKIALGSLANKFVIIIPIALLLTAFAPWVLPYLLILGGAYLCFEGAEKVLEWFGVQHGHADESARNENKLVWGAVRTDLILSTEIMLISLANLEAGLDIWTTLAILAVIALLMTGVVYGAVALLVKIDDIGLKMAKNPSKRVRHTGTRIVRSMPAVFRFISILGTVAMLWVGGHLLLVNLGEVGVHFGADILHGIEHFLEPAGGVIVWIGDTLFSAIAGLIAGLLIVGIILGIGRLIGKKPNFHEGEESPADVHV
- a CDS encoding HNH endonuclease signature motif containing protein; amino-acid sequence: MSNPRLSPILAAVERLGDAWADAERGCDLSCRELLDAHRAVSQAQRCLDGLHAELAAAIAHESRPELGSDGLAKQQGFRSAATMIAATTGGAPGDAKRFITVGRAAAPRTDLLGEVLPAKYPGLAAALAAGDISVAAAALIVSLLERIRLKVGSARVDEAERLLVERAAGMSLGDVGKLVSRAEAWLDPDGVAPKEREARDRRSLTMFERDGSLHLVLQTDIASGAPIKAAIQAYVAASFQSRITATDPDAPDADRRSVAMIQADALTAICEHAIACDNGGMPASGATVVVRVNLDQLTSGEGGATIDGSDQPVSVSTCRRMAAGGGIIPVVLGSAGEILDWGREKRLFTRAQRLALVERDGGCVMCGLPPQMTKAHHIRWWQRDTGPTDLNNGVLLCESCHHRIHDNGWDIRIDGVGGAGRVWLIPPRSIDLERTPRLGGRARYDIAA